A region from the Vicia villosa cultivar HV-30 ecotype Madison, WI linkage group LG3, Vvil1.0, whole genome shotgun sequence genome encodes:
- the LOC131660821 gene encoding transcription initiation factor TFIID subunit 4b-like isoform X2, giving the protein MDPSIVKLLEDDEDETMHSGADVEAFQAALNRDIGGDASNSQLSDSDAGSNNSFSQSLPTWPTSSHDNQTDCQNQEPKIAQEQPSSEMELKQQGPVVEQIQNVASQDASNPTLSHKQSQDECLQRQTVPVSHQHSQTNEVQKSEKDPAFNHEVIKTNNPNCESQYAKLQQMSNQQATVNEQPSSQINRSKQVPFGLLLPILIPQLAKDRAMQLTTLFNKLKKDEIPKDHFVRLMKGIVGDQMLRIALTKVQQQTKANAGSSGQQHPVRMPTVTSSGAKFNDPHALAQLHQRSLNPAADHSHNTSSAIQVKSEPTYSTMDVGAKKSQEHDVRVVQPNQLPSSGSNAVSQETERSAVHMQGLNKQQQQHIHFPSTYGSSGGNYNHFSGTTTSSSSLRPQPHPHDSHIRQIAHQNIGLNHLGVERQSSFTDPKRMPGGSVSTGVNNTAPQQTSTSWQPSAEQNSGLFSSVSYVKKEPNDLSIEQQHRNHLSKLHGLPSVNSGQTEPGSGVNQGTVKDEFSRGSLALTGMPHPTSASLPTSSSASQLDPTVSLSSQIPASTSGMVSKTPLKRPLGQKKPLETLGSSPPPPSKKQKVSGSSLEQSIEQLNDVTAVSGVDLREEEEQLFSGSKEDSRASEASRRVVQEEEESLILLKAPLQRKLIEIMTECGLKGMGNDVEKCLSLCVEERMRGVISNIVRMSKQRVDLEKTRHRTVVTSDVRQQIMAMNRKAREEWEKKQAEVDKLRKLNDVEGGSGVDGDKDKDDGRNKATKVNKEVDDKMRTNAANVAARAAVGGDDMLSKWQLMAEQARQKREGGTDTASGSQPTKDVSRKSSPSSGRSTKDNQERERKGPNSLGSSASGRKFGKNHSPGSQTRIARSISVKDVIAVLEREPQMSKSSLLYRLHERIHSDASTD; this is encoded by the exons ATGGACCCATCTATAGTCAAGCttcttgaagatgatgag GATGAAACTATGCATTCAGGAGCAGATGTTGAAGCGTTTCAAGCTGCATTAAATAGAGACATAGGCGGAGATGCTTCTAATTCTCAGCTTTCTGATTCAGATGCAG GAAGCAATAATTCATTCAGTCAATCATTACCAACGTGGCCAACTTCTAGCCATGACAACCAGACCGACTGTCAAAATCAGGAGCCTAAAATTGCTCAAGAGCAACCTTCATCTGAAATGGAGCTGAAGCAACAAGGACCTGTCGTGGAACAGATACAAAATGTTGCCTCACAAGATGCAAGCAATCCTACTTTATCACACAAACAATCTCAAGATGAATGTCTCCAACGCCAGACTGTACCGGTTTcccaccaacattctcaaacaaATGAAGTTCAGAAATCCGAAAAAGATCCTGCCTTTAACCATGAGGTAATCAAAACAAATAATCCCAACTGTGAATCTCAGTATGCAAAATTGCAGCAGATGAGTAATCAACAGGCCACAGTTAATGAACAACCTAGTAGCCAAATCAATCGTAGTAAGCAGGTGCCATTTGGCTTATTGCTCCCTATCTTGATTCCCCAGCTTGCCAAAGATAGAGCCATGCAACTTACAACATTATTTAACAAATTGAAG AAAGATGAAATACCCAAAGATCATTTTGTACGGCTTATGAAGGGGATTGTGGGGGATCAGATGCTTAGAATAGCATTGACAAAAGTGCAACAACAG ACTAAAGCCAACGCAGGTTCTTCTGGACAGCAGCACCCTGTAAGGATGCCAACGGTTACTTCCAGTGGAGCAAAATTTAATGATCCCCATGCATTAGCTCAACTGCATCAGAGAAGTTTGAATCCTGCTGCAGACCATTCTCATAATACTTCTTCAGCTATCCAAGTGAAGAGTGAACCGACCTATTCAACTATGGATGTTGGTGCTAAAAAATCTCAGGAACATGATGTTCGAGTAGTGCAACCAAATCAATTACCATCATCAGGTTCTAATGCTGTCAGTCAAGAAACTGAAAGATCCGCAGTTCACATGCAAGGCCTTAATAAGCAGCAACAACAGCATATACATTTCCCATCGACATATGGAAGCAGTGGTGGTAACTATAACCATTTTTCCGGGACAACTACTAGTTCATCATCTCTCAGACCACAACCTCATCCTCATGATTCACACATAAGGCAAATTGCACATCAGAATATTGGTTTAAATCACTTGGGTGTAGAACGACAGAGTTCTTTCACTGATCCTAAGAGAATGCCAGGTGGATCTGTGTCGACTGGTGTAAACAATACAGCACCACAACAAACTTCAACTTCTTGGCAACCTTCAGCAGAACAAAATTCTGGCTTGTTTTCATCTGTTTCATATGTAAAAAAGGAACCTAACGACCTTTCTATTGAGCAGCAACATAGGAATCATTTATCTAAATTGCATGGGTTGCCTTCTGTTAATTCTGGTCAAACTGAACCGGGTAGTGGTGTCAACCAAGGCACTGTGAAGGATGAGTTTTCAAGAGGTTCTTTAGCACTCACTGGCATGCCACACCCAACATCTGCTAGCTTGCCCACATCAAGCTCTGCATCTCAACTAGATCCAACTGTCTCT TTAAGCTCTCAGATCCCAGCTAGCACTTCTGGTATGGTGTCAAAGACACCTCTAAAAAGACCTCTTGGCCAGAAGAAACCACTTGAAACACTTGGTTCTTCACCTCCTCCTCCAAG TAAGAAACAAAAGGTGTCTGGGTCATCTCTGGAACAAAGCATTGAACAGCTTAATGATGTTACAGCTGTTAGTGGTGTTGATCTTAGG GAGGAGGAAGAACAGTTATTTTCTGGGTCCAAAGAGGACAGTCGAGCTTCAGAAGCATCTCGAAGAGTTGTGCAAGAAGAGGAAGAAAGTCTGATTTTGCTGAAAGCTCCATTGCAGAGAAAATTGATTGAAATTA TGACTGAGTGTGGCTTGAAAGGCATGGGTAATGATGTTGAAAAATGCTTGTCACTG TGTGTGGAAGAGCGAATGCGCGGAGTAATAAGTAACATAGTCAGAATGTCAAAACAG AGGGTTGATCTGGAGAAAACAAGGCATCGGACTGTTGTCACTTCAGATGTTCGACAGCAAATCATGGCAATGAATAGGAAAGCAAGGGAAGAGTGGGAGAAAAAACAGGCTGAAGTAGACAAGCTCCGGAAACTAAATGAC GTAGAAGGTGGTTCCGGAGTTGATGGTGACAAGGACAAGGATGATGGTCGCAATAAAGCAACAAAG GTGAACAAGGAAGTAGATGACAAAATGAGGACAAATGCTGCAAATGTTGCAGCCCGAGCTGCTGTTGGGGGAGATGACATGCTGTCGAAGTGGCAACTTATGGCTGAGCAAGCCAGGCAGAAACGTGAAGGGGGAACAGACACTGCATCTGGTTCTCAGCCAACCAAAGATGTCAGTCGCAAATCTTCTCCATCATCAGGAAGGAGCACAAAAGACAATCAAGAAAGGGAGAGAAAAGGTCCAAATTCTCTTGGGAGTTCAG CGTCTGGTAGGAAGTTTGGGAAAAACCATTCCCCTGGATCTCAAACTCGCATAGCTCGTAGCATCTCTGTGAAGGATGTGATTGCAGTCTTGGAGAGGGAACCTCAGATGTCCAAATCGTCACTCTTATATCGATTGCATGAGAGAATCCATTCTGATGCTTCAACTGACTAA
- the LOC131660820 gene encoding zinc finger protein ZAT6-like: MAMEALNSPTTATPFTPFEEPNHSYLDTPWTKGKRSKRSRMDQSSCSEEEYLALCLIMLARSGNNNSNSSTAKQILSDTESAPAQAPLTTVKLTHKCSVCDKAFSSYQALGGHKASHRKLALMSAAAEDQNQNQNQTTTTSSAVTTSSASNGGKIKTHDCSICHKSFPTGQALGGHKRCHYEGGVGGGAGSSAVTASEGVGSSHSQHRDFDLNLPAFPDFSKKFLVDEEVSSPLPAAKKPFLFKIEIPHH; encoded by the coding sequence ATGGCTATGGAAGCGCTTAACTCACCAACCACCGCTACTCCTTTCACTCCCTTCGAGGAACCGAATCACAGCTACCTCGATACACCATGGACGAAAGGTAAACGTTCTAAGCGTTCTCGGATGGATCAATCTTCATGCAGTGAAGAAGAGTATCTCGCTCTCTGTCTCATCATGCTCGCTCGCAGCggcaacaacaacagcaacagcTCCACCGCGAAACAGATTCTATCTGATACTGAATCGGCGCCGGCGCAGGCGCCGCTAACCACCGTTAAACTCACTCACAAATGCTCTGTTTGCGATAAAGCTTTTTCATCTTACCAAGCACTCGGCGGACACAAAGCCAGCCACAGAAAACTCGCGCTTATGTCCGCCGCCGCCGAAGATCAGAATCAGAACCAGAATCAGACTACCACCACCTCATCCGCCGTGACGACCAGCTCTGCATCCAACGGAGGTAAAATCAAGACTCACGACTGTTCCATCTGTCACAAATCCTTCCCTACCGGACAGGCTTTGGGAGGACACAAGCGTTGCCACTACGAAGGCGGTGTAGGTGGCGGAGCCGGAAGTAGCGCCGTAACCGCCTCTGAAGGAGTTGGATCCTCTCACAGCCAGCACCGTGACTTTGATCTTAATCTCCCGGCTTTTCCGGACTTTTCAAAGAAGTTTCTCGTGGATGAAGAAGTTTCCAGCCCTCTTCCTGCCGCAAAGAAGCCATTTCTATTCAAGATTGAAATTCCTCATCACTGA
- the LOC131660821 gene encoding transcription initiation factor TFIID subunit 4b-like isoform X3 — protein MDPSIVKLLEDDEDETMHSGADVEAFQAALNRDIGGDASNSQLSDSDAGSNNSFSQSLPTWPTSSHDNQTDCQNQEPKIAQEQPSSEMELKQQGPVVEQIQNVASQDASNPTLSHKQSQDECLQRQTVPVSHQHSQTNEVQKSEKDPAFNHEKDEIPKDHFVRLMKGIVGDQMLRIALTKVQQQTKANAGSSGQQHPVRMPTVTSSGAKFNDPHALAQLHQRSLNPAADHSHNTSSAIQVKSEPTYSTMDVGAKKSQEHDVRVVQPNQLPSSGSNAVSQETERSAVHMQGLNKQQQQHIHFPSTYGSSGGNYNHFSGTTTSSSSLRPQPHPHDSHIRQIAHQNIGLNHLGVERQSSFTDPKRMPGGSVSTGVNNTAPQQTSTSWQPSAEQNSGLFSSVSYVKKEPNDLSIEQQHRNHLSKLHGLPSVNSGQTEPGSGVNQGTVKDEFSRGSLALTGMPHPTSASLPTSSSASQLDPTVSLSSQIPASTSGMVSKTPLKRPLGQKKPLETLGSSPPPPSKKQKVSGSSLEQSIEQLNDVTAVSGVDLREEEEQLFSGSKEDSRASEASRRVVQEEEESLILLKAPLQRKLIEIMTECGLKGMGNDVEKCLSLVRLNIFFHYLLQVGFHVILRLKINVQCVEERMRGVISNIVRMSKQRVDLEKTRHRTVVTSDVRQQIMAMNRKAREEWEKKQAEVDKLRKLNDVEGGSGVDGDKDKDDGRNKATKVNKEVDDKMRTNAANVAARAAVGGDDMLSKWQLMAEQARQKREGGTDTASGSQPTKDVSRKSSPSSGRSTKDNQERERKGPNSLGSSASGRKFGKNHSPGSQTRIARSISVKDVIAVLEREPQMSKSSLLYRLHERIHSDASTD, from the exons ATGGACCCATCTATAGTCAAGCttcttgaagatgatgag GATGAAACTATGCATTCAGGAGCAGATGTTGAAGCGTTTCAAGCTGCATTAAATAGAGACATAGGCGGAGATGCTTCTAATTCTCAGCTTTCTGATTCAGATGCAG GAAGCAATAATTCATTCAGTCAATCATTACCAACGTGGCCAACTTCTAGCCATGACAACCAGACCGACTGTCAAAATCAGGAGCCTAAAATTGCTCAAGAGCAACCTTCATCTGAAATGGAGCTGAAGCAACAAGGACCTGTCGTGGAACAGATACAAAATGTTGCCTCACAAGATGCAAGCAATCCTACTTTATCACACAAACAATCTCAAGATGAATGTCTCCAACGCCAGACTGTACCGGTTTcccaccaacattctcaaacaaATGAAGTTCAGAAATCCGAAAAAGATCCTGCCTTTAACCATGAG AAAGATGAAATACCCAAAGATCATTTTGTACGGCTTATGAAGGGGATTGTGGGGGATCAGATGCTTAGAATAGCATTGACAAAAGTGCAACAACAG ACTAAAGCCAACGCAGGTTCTTCTGGACAGCAGCACCCTGTAAGGATGCCAACGGTTACTTCCAGTGGAGCAAAATTTAATGATCCCCATGCATTAGCTCAACTGCATCAGAGAAGTTTGAATCCTGCTGCAGACCATTCTCATAATACTTCTTCAGCTATCCAAGTGAAGAGTGAACCGACCTATTCAACTATGGATGTTGGTGCTAAAAAATCTCAGGAACATGATGTTCGAGTAGTGCAACCAAATCAATTACCATCATCAGGTTCTAATGCTGTCAGTCAAGAAACTGAAAGATCCGCAGTTCACATGCAAGGCCTTAATAAGCAGCAACAACAGCATATACATTTCCCATCGACATATGGAAGCAGTGGTGGTAACTATAACCATTTTTCCGGGACAACTACTAGTTCATCATCTCTCAGACCACAACCTCATCCTCATGATTCACACATAAGGCAAATTGCACATCAGAATATTGGTTTAAATCACTTGGGTGTAGAACGACAGAGTTCTTTCACTGATCCTAAGAGAATGCCAGGTGGATCTGTGTCGACTGGTGTAAACAATACAGCACCACAACAAACTTCAACTTCTTGGCAACCTTCAGCAGAACAAAATTCTGGCTTGTTTTCATCTGTTTCATATGTAAAAAAGGAACCTAACGACCTTTCTATTGAGCAGCAACATAGGAATCATTTATCTAAATTGCATGGGTTGCCTTCTGTTAATTCTGGTCAAACTGAACCGGGTAGTGGTGTCAACCAAGGCACTGTGAAGGATGAGTTTTCAAGAGGTTCTTTAGCACTCACTGGCATGCCACACCCAACATCTGCTAGCTTGCCCACATCAAGCTCTGCATCTCAACTAGATCCAACTGTCTCT TTAAGCTCTCAGATCCCAGCTAGCACTTCTGGTATGGTGTCAAAGACACCTCTAAAAAGACCTCTTGGCCAGAAGAAACCACTTGAAACACTTGGTTCTTCACCTCCTCCTCCAAG TAAGAAACAAAAGGTGTCTGGGTCATCTCTGGAACAAAGCATTGAACAGCTTAATGATGTTACAGCTGTTAGTGGTGTTGATCTTAGG GAGGAGGAAGAACAGTTATTTTCTGGGTCCAAAGAGGACAGTCGAGCTTCAGAAGCATCTCGAAGAGTTGTGCAAGAAGAGGAAGAAAGTCTGATTTTGCTGAAAGCTCCATTGCAGAGAAAATTGATTGAAATTA TGACTGAGTGTGGCTTGAAAGGCATGGGTAATGATGTTGAAAAATGCTTGTCACTGGTgagattaaatatattttttcattatttattacAAGTAGGGTTCCATGTAATCTTACGGCTGAAAATAAATGTGCAGTGTGTGGAAGAGCGAATGCGCGGAGTAATAAGTAACATAGTCAGAATGTCAAAACAG AGGGTTGATCTGGAGAAAACAAGGCATCGGACTGTTGTCACTTCAGATGTTCGACAGCAAATCATGGCAATGAATAGGAAAGCAAGGGAAGAGTGGGAGAAAAAACAGGCTGAAGTAGACAAGCTCCGGAAACTAAATGAC GTAGAAGGTGGTTCCGGAGTTGATGGTGACAAGGACAAGGATGATGGTCGCAATAAAGCAACAAAG GTGAACAAGGAAGTAGATGACAAAATGAGGACAAATGCTGCAAATGTTGCAGCCCGAGCTGCTGTTGGGGGAGATGACATGCTGTCGAAGTGGCAACTTATGGCTGAGCAAGCCAGGCAGAAACGTGAAGGGGGAACAGACACTGCATCTGGTTCTCAGCCAACCAAAGATGTCAGTCGCAAATCTTCTCCATCATCAGGAAGGAGCACAAAAGACAATCAAGAAAGGGAGAGAAAAGGTCCAAATTCTCTTGGGAGTTCAG CGTCTGGTAGGAAGTTTGGGAAAAACCATTCCCCTGGATCTCAAACTCGCATAGCTCGTAGCATCTCTGTGAAGGATGTGATTGCAGTCTTGGAGAGGGAACCTCAGATGTCCAAATCGTCACTCTTATATCGATTGCATGAGAGAATCCATTCTGATGCTTCAACTGACTAA
- the LOC131660821 gene encoding transcription initiation factor TFIID subunit 4b-like isoform X1, with amino-acid sequence MDPSIVKLLEDDEDETMHSGADVEAFQAALNRDIGGDASNSQLSDSDAGSNNSFSQSLPTWPTSSHDNQTDCQNQEPKIAQEQPSSEMELKQQGPVVEQIQNVASQDASNPTLSHKQSQDECLQRQTVPVSHQHSQTNEVQKSEKDPAFNHEVIKTNNPNCESQYAKLQQMSNQQATVNEQPSSQINRSKQVPFGLLLPILIPQLAKDRAMQLTTLFNKLKKDEIPKDHFVRLMKGIVGDQMLRIALTKVQQQTKANAGSSGQQHPVRMPTVTSSGAKFNDPHALAQLHQRSLNPAADHSHNTSSAIQVKSEPTYSTMDVGAKKSQEHDVRVVQPNQLPSSGSNAVSQETERSAVHMQGLNKQQQQHIHFPSTYGSSGGNYNHFSGTTTSSSSLRPQPHPHDSHIRQIAHQNIGLNHLGVERQSSFTDPKRMPGGSVSTGVNNTAPQQTSTSWQPSAEQNSGLFSSVSYVKKEPNDLSIEQQHRNHLSKLHGLPSVNSGQTEPGSGVNQGTVKDEFSRGSLALTGMPHPTSASLPTSSSASQLDPTVSLSSQIPASTSGMVSKTPLKRPLGQKKPLETLGSSPPPPSKKQKVSGSSLEQSIEQLNDVTAVSGVDLREEEEQLFSGSKEDSRASEASRRVVQEEEESLILLKAPLQRKLIEIMTECGLKGMGNDVEKCLSLVRLNIFFHYLLQVGFHVILRLKINVQCVEERMRGVISNIVRMSKQRVDLEKTRHRTVVTSDVRQQIMAMNRKAREEWEKKQAEVDKLRKLNDVEGGSGVDGDKDKDDGRNKATKVNKEVDDKMRTNAANVAARAAVGGDDMLSKWQLMAEQARQKREGGTDTASGSQPTKDVSRKSSPSSGRSTKDNQERERKGPNSLGSSASGRKFGKNHSPGSQTRIARSISVKDVIAVLEREPQMSKSSLLYRLHERIHSDASTD; translated from the exons ATGGACCCATCTATAGTCAAGCttcttgaagatgatgag GATGAAACTATGCATTCAGGAGCAGATGTTGAAGCGTTTCAAGCTGCATTAAATAGAGACATAGGCGGAGATGCTTCTAATTCTCAGCTTTCTGATTCAGATGCAG GAAGCAATAATTCATTCAGTCAATCATTACCAACGTGGCCAACTTCTAGCCATGACAACCAGACCGACTGTCAAAATCAGGAGCCTAAAATTGCTCAAGAGCAACCTTCATCTGAAATGGAGCTGAAGCAACAAGGACCTGTCGTGGAACAGATACAAAATGTTGCCTCACAAGATGCAAGCAATCCTACTTTATCACACAAACAATCTCAAGATGAATGTCTCCAACGCCAGACTGTACCGGTTTcccaccaacattctcaaacaaATGAAGTTCAGAAATCCGAAAAAGATCCTGCCTTTAACCATGAGGTAATCAAAACAAATAATCCCAACTGTGAATCTCAGTATGCAAAATTGCAGCAGATGAGTAATCAACAGGCCACAGTTAATGAACAACCTAGTAGCCAAATCAATCGTAGTAAGCAGGTGCCATTTGGCTTATTGCTCCCTATCTTGATTCCCCAGCTTGCCAAAGATAGAGCCATGCAACTTACAACATTATTTAACAAATTGAAG AAAGATGAAATACCCAAAGATCATTTTGTACGGCTTATGAAGGGGATTGTGGGGGATCAGATGCTTAGAATAGCATTGACAAAAGTGCAACAACAG ACTAAAGCCAACGCAGGTTCTTCTGGACAGCAGCACCCTGTAAGGATGCCAACGGTTACTTCCAGTGGAGCAAAATTTAATGATCCCCATGCATTAGCTCAACTGCATCAGAGAAGTTTGAATCCTGCTGCAGACCATTCTCATAATACTTCTTCAGCTATCCAAGTGAAGAGTGAACCGACCTATTCAACTATGGATGTTGGTGCTAAAAAATCTCAGGAACATGATGTTCGAGTAGTGCAACCAAATCAATTACCATCATCAGGTTCTAATGCTGTCAGTCAAGAAACTGAAAGATCCGCAGTTCACATGCAAGGCCTTAATAAGCAGCAACAACAGCATATACATTTCCCATCGACATATGGAAGCAGTGGTGGTAACTATAACCATTTTTCCGGGACAACTACTAGTTCATCATCTCTCAGACCACAACCTCATCCTCATGATTCACACATAAGGCAAATTGCACATCAGAATATTGGTTTAAATCACTTGGGTGTAGAACGACAGAGTTCTTTCACTGATCCTAAGAGAATGCCAGGTGGATCTGTGTCGACTGGTGTAAACAATACAGCACCACAACAAACTTCAACTTCTTGGCAACCTTCAGCAGAACAAAATTCTGGCTTGTTTTCATCTGTTTCATATGTAAAAAAGGAACCTAACGACCTTTCTATTGAGCAGCAACATAGGAATCATTTATCTAAATTGCATGGGTTGCCTTCTGTTAATTCTGGTCAAACTGAACCGGGTAGTGGTGTCAACCAAGGCACTGTGAAGGATGAGTTTTCAAGAGGTTCTTTAGCACTCACTGGCATGCCACACCCAACATCTGCTAGCTTGCCCACATCAAGCTCTGCATCTCAACTAGATCCAACTGTCTCT TTAAGCTCTCAGATCCCAGCTAGCACTTCTGGTATGGTGTCAAAGACACCTCTAAAAAGACCTCTTGGCCAGAAGAAACCACTTGAAACACTTGGTTCTTCACCTCCTCCTCCAAG TAAGAAACAAAAGGTGTCTGGGTCATCTCTGGAACAAAGCATTGAACAGCTTAATGATGTTACAGCTGTTAGTGGTGTTGATCTTAGG GAGGAGGAAGAACAGTTATTTTCTGGGTCCAAAGAGGACAGTCGAGCTTCAGAAGCATCTCGAAGAGTTGTGCAAGAAGAGGAAGAAAGTCTGATTTTGCTGAAAGCTCCATTGCAGAGAAAATTGATTGAAATTA TGACTGAGTGTGGCTTGAAAGGCATGGGTAATGATGTTGAAAAATGCTTGTCACTGGTgagattaaatatattttttcattatttattacAAGTAGGGTTCCATGTAATCTTACGGCTGAAAATAAATGTGCAGTGTGTGGAAGAGCGAATGCGCGGAGTAATAAGTAACATAGTCAGAATGTCAAAACAG AGGGTTGATCTGGAGAAAACAAGGCATCGGACTGTTGTCACTTCAGATGTTCGACAGCAAATCATGGCAATGAATAGGAAAGCAAGGGAAGAGTGGGAGAAAAAACAGGCTGAAGTAGACAAGCTCCGGAAACTAAATGAC GTAGAAGGTGGTTCCGGAGTTGATGGTGACAAGGACAAGGATGATGGTCGCAATAAAGCAACAAAG GTGAACAAGGAAGTAGATGACAAAATGAGGACAAATGCTGCAAATGTTGCAGCCCGAGCTGCTGTTGGGGGAGATGACATGCTGTCGAAGTGGCAACTTATGGCTGAGCAAGCCAGGCAGAAACGTGAAGGGGGAACAGACACTGCATCTGGTTCTCAGCCAACCAAAGATGTCAGTCGCAAATCTTCTCCATCATCAGGAAGGAGCACAAAAGACAATCAAGAAAGGGAGAGAAAAGGTCCAAATTCTCTTGGGAGTTCAG CGTCTGGTAGGAAGTTTGGGAAAAACCATTCCCCTGGATCTCAAACTCGCATAGCTCGTAGCATCTCTGTGAAGGATGTGATTGCAGTCTTGGAGAGGGAACCTCAGATGTCCAAATCGTCACTCTTATATCGATTGCATGAGAGAATCCATTCTGATGCTTCAACTGACTAA